A section of the Spirosoma pollinicola genome encodes:
- the ftsZ gene encoding cell division protein FtsZ, with translation MNSQGYRFELPDDNPIIIKVVGVGGMGGNAVKHMHKLKMQDVSFAVCNTDRQALMSNPVPTKLQLGDGLGAGTEAKAGEDAARASIDEIRNLLAPPTKMVFITAGMGGGTGTGAAPVVAEVAREMGLLTVAVVTAPYWYEGTDKKEQAREGIEKLKKSCDTVLVVLNDKLAELYSELTWTEAYAHADDVLANAVKSIAEIITTQGDINADFADVKKVLEQAGQSVMGSAEIGGEDRAIKAIEAALNSPLLNDHDIRGAKRILLTISSSKEHAMRLKEQMAISEHVAKKIQSEAKMFKFGAITDDNLGESLRVTIIAAGFDGTTTLMDQLKDTTVHESPVEAELILDELPEAALEQEEPMEELVLVDADGEEIDPNPVGLSVKSDDKQTPTGYNGTTIIRPETPGIIRPFQEDAEVLFFDDEERPSDVDMIKRMVDAFVKGQYLAADLDRPTFERNKTMLYSLPMLSEQEFVRSKLND, from the coding sequence ATGAATAGTCAGGGCTATAGATTCGAACTTCCAGACGACAACCCAATTATAATTAAGGTTGTCGGCGTGGGCGGCATGGGCGGGAATGCCGTCAAACACATGCACAAATTAAAAATGCAGGATGTAAGTTTTGCGGTGTGCAATACGGATCGTCAGGCCCTTATGAGCAACCCAGTACCTACAAAGTTGCAATTAGGCGACGGATTGGGCGCTGGTACAGAAGCCAAAGCTGGTGAAGATGCGGCTCGTGCCAGCATTGACGAGATTCGGAATCTATTGGCCCCTCCTACCAAAATGGTGTTCATTACGGCGGGTATGGGTGGTGGTACGGGAACAGGTGCAGCGCCTGTAGTGGCCGAAGTAGCTCGTGAAATGGGCTTGCTTACGGTAGCGGTCGTAACGGCTCCTTACTGGTACGAAGGCACAGATAAGAAAGAGCAGGCTCGCGAGGGTATCGAGAAACTCAAGAAAAGTTGCGATACCGTACTCGTTGTGCTAAACGATAAGCTGGCCGAGTTATATAGTGAACTGACCTGGACAGAAGCCTATGCCCACGCCGATGACGTACTGGCTAACGCCGTAAAAAGTATTGCCGAAATCATCACAACTCAGGGTGATATTAACGCTGACTTTGCCGACGTTAAGAAAGTACTCGAACAGGCAGGTCAGTCGGTTATGGGATCAGCGGAGATAGGTGGCGAAGATCGGGCTATTAAGGCAATCGAAGCTGCTCTGAACTCACCCTTGCTCAATGATCATGACATTCGCGGTGCGAAACGGATTCTGTTAACCATCTCGTCGAGTAAGGAACACGCCATGCGTTTGAAAGAACAAATGGCTATCTCGGAGCATGTAGCTAAGAAAATTCAGAGCGAAGCCAAGATGTTTAAGTTCGGAGCTATTACAGACGACAACCTTGGTGAAAGTTTGCGGGTAACTATCATTGCGGCTGGTTTCGACGGAACAACCACCCTGATGGATCAGCTTAAAGATACAACGGTCCATGAAAGTCCAGTTGAAGCTGAGCTGATTCTCGATGAACTGCCAGAGGCAGCTCTGGAGCAGGAAGAACCTATGGAAGAATTAGTACTGGTTGATGCTGATGGCGAAGAAATTGACCCAAACCCCGTAGGGTTGAGTGTTAAATCTGATGACAAACAAACACCAACCGGCTACAATGGTACAACCATAATCCGACCCGAAACACCGGGTATTATTCGTCCGTTTCAAGAAGATGCCGAGGTCCTGTTCTTTGATGATGAAGAACGTCCCAGCGATGTAGACATGATTAAACGAATGGTCGATGCTTTTGTCAAAGGCCAGTATCTGGCAGCCGACCTTGATCGGCCTACTTTTGAGCGTAATAAAACAATGCTTTATTCGCTGCCTATGCTCTCCGAGCAGGAGTTTGTTCGATCAAAACTTAATGATTGA
- a CDS encoding SusC/RagA family TonB-linked outer membrane protein yields MMKRIPLKKKLSVTLRITIIQLSALFVLSSLSFAHDLPIKITSVDQTVTGTISDDKGEVLPGVSVVVKGTQRGTTTDANGQYKITVPDASATLIFSFVGYLSQEILVGNQSVLSVTLKPDSKSLEEVVVVGYGTQKKVNLTGAVDQITSEVLENRSLPNLSQGLQGTIPNLNLTMGDGKPTQSPSYNIRGTTSIGQGGSALVLIDGVEGDPSRLNPNDVATVSVLKDAASAAIYGARGAFGVVLITTKSPTKDRTSFTYSVNHSIKSPTTVPKYVTNGYLFAKMFNEGWSAWNDYAQTPQNINKTVRFSPAYLTELERRNNDPTLPKTAVDPTTGEYVYYENTDWYGELYKKNTSSTEHNLSFSGSSGKADFYVTGRYYSQDGIFKYNSDDYKILSLRAKGSIQLYPWLKVGNNADFSSMKYHNPLNTGEGGSIWRNISDEGHTVAPMFNPDGTLSYSAAYTVGDFWYGKNGINMDRRVFRNTADFSTKFFDDKFRVNGNFTFQTTDNNEYRTRVPVPYSRKPGVIEYVGTNYNDLQNLYRQTLYTATNIYAEYEPRFSPNHYIKALVGYNYEQSNYRKLEVIRNGLIYPDAQDISLALGQSITTNGGMETWAIVGGFYRLNYAFRERYLLELNGRYDGSSKFPSDQRYAFFPSVSAGWRVSNEPFWKVSPKAITDLKIRGSFGSLGNGSIGSYAFQEQFNISQSGRVLNGVKPQRTGQPTVIPNGLTWETSTTSDLGVDLGMLNNRLTFTGDAYIRTTKGMFTTGMTLPAVFGTDVPKGNYADLTTKGWEAVLTWRDKLKVASKPLNYEVRLTMSDYQATIDKFNNPNQRLTDYYAGQKVGEIWGFETAGFFTSADDIAKSAKQTLYKASNTGQLLPGDIKFRDLNGDGVINNGDNTVANPGDRRIIGNSTPRYTYGIMLGADWNNFFFSAFFQGVGKQDWWPGSEAGIFWGQYNRPYNKLPEWQLGNIWSEDNPNAYLPRYRGYVAQNGSGELYQAQTKYLQSIVYLRMKNIQIGYNLLRPLIQKVGMNSARIFVSGENLLTWAGLYKIIKDLDVENTGASDRVLTDGNNGNGNNYPILKSFTMGLSATF; encoded by the coding sequence ATGATGAAACGAATACCTCTAAAAAAGAAGCTGTCTGTAACGCTACGCATTACAATTATACAGCTATCAGCCTTGTTCGTACTGTCCAGTTTATCCTTTGCTCACGATCTGCCCATTAAAATAACCAGCGTCGACCAGACCGTAACAGGTACGATTAGTGATGATAAGGGCGAAGTACTGCCCGGCGTAAGTGTGGTTGTAAAAGGTACGCAACGCGGCACGACAACAGATGCTAATGGTCAGTACAAAATTACAGTTCCAGATGCATCAGCTACGCTCATTTTCTCGTTTGTTGGCTATTTGTCACAGGAAATTCTGGTCGGTAATCAGAGTGTACTCAGTGTAACCCTCAAGCCCGACTCCAAATCGCTGGAAGAGGTGGTGGTGGTGGGTTACGGCACCCAAAAGAAAGTTAATCTTACAGGGGCGGTTGATCAGATAACGAGCGAAGTGCTCGAAAATCGCTCACTGCCTAACCTGAGCCAGGGTTTGCAGGGTACGATTCCGAACCTGAACCTGACTATGGGCGATGGCAAGCCAACCCAGTCGCCTTCGTATAACATACGCGGAACAACCTCGATTGGGCAGGGCGGCAGTGCGCTTGTACTGATCGACGGGGTTGAGGGCGACCCGAGTCGGCTTAACCCCAACGATGTAGCCACCGTTTCTGTCCTGAAAGATGCCGCTTCGGCTGCTATTTATGGAGCCAGAGGGGCCTTCGGTGTGGTTCTGATTACGACCAAAAGTCCAACGAAAGACCGTACCAGTTTTACTTACTCGGTCAATCACTCCATCAAGAGCCCAACCACTGTTCCGAAATATGTAACGAATGGGTACCTGTTCGCGAAAATGTTCAACGAAGGCTGGTCGGCCTGGAACGACTATGCACAAACACCCCAGAATATTAACAAAACGGTTCGATTTTCGCCCGCTTACCTAACAGAACTGGAGCGCCGAAACAACGACCCTACACTACCTAAAACCGCCGTTGATCCAACCACGGGAGAGTATGTGTATTACGAAAACACCGATTGGTATGGTGAACTATACAAAAAGAACACCAGTTCGACCGAACACAATCTGTCGTTTTCGGGTAGCAGCGGCAAAGCTGATTTTTACGTAACAGGCCGCTACTATTCGCAGGATGGTATTTTTAAATACAATTCCGACGACTACAAAATCCTGAGCTTACGGGCTAAAGGTTCTATCCAGCTTTACCCCTGGTTGAAGGTTGGCAACAATGCCGACTTCTCGTCAATGAAGTATCACAATCCCCTGAATACCGGCGAAGGCGGCAGCATCTGGCGAAACATCTCCGACGAAGGCCATACAGTAGCCCCAATGTTTAACCCCGATGGAACATTAAGCTATTCGGCAGCCTACACCGTAGGGGATTTCTGGTACGGTAAGAATGGTATCAACATGGATCGGCGGGTGTTTCGGAATACGGCTGATTTCTCGACAAAATTCTTCGACGATAAATTTCGGGTAAACGGAAATTTCACCTTTCAAACTACCGACAATAACGAGTATCGGACGCGTGTGCCAGTGCCGTACAGTCGTAAACCGGGGGTTATTGAATATGTAGGTACGAACTACAATGACCTGCAAAATCTCTATCGGCAAACGCTTTACACAGCAACGAACATTTATGCCGAATACGAACCCCGCTTCAGCCCTAATCATTACATAAAAGCACTGGTTGGCTATAACTACGAACAATCGAACTACCGGAAGCTCGAAGTCATTCGCAATGGCCTGATTTACCCCGATGCGCAGGATATCAGCCTAGCTCTGGGTCAGTCCATAACGACCAACGGAGGCATGGAAACCTGGGCTATAGTGGGTGGCTTTTATCGCCTGAACTACGCCTTCAGGGAACGCTATCTGCTCGAACTGAATGGCCGTTATGATGGCTCATCAAAATTCCCCTCCGATCAACGCTATGCTTTTTTCCCATCGGTTTCGGCGGGTTGGCGCGTCTCGAACGAACCTTTCTGGAAGGTATCACCCAAAGCCATTACGGACCTGAAAATCAGGGGTTCGTTTGGTTCACTCGGCAATGGCAGCATTGGCTCCTATGCGTTTCAGGAGCAGTTCAATATCTCACAATCAGGGCGGGTGCTGAATGGCGTGAAACCACAGAGAACGGGCCAGCCTACCGTTATTCCAAACGGGTTGACATGGGAAACATCAACCACATCTGACCTTGGTGTTGACCTGGGCATGTTGAACAACCGCCTGACCTTTACGGGCGATGCCTACATCCGCACCACGAAAGGCATGTTCACAACTGGGATGACGTTACCAGCGGTTTTTGGTACCGATGTACCAAAGGGTAACTACGCCGATTTGACCACCAAAGGGTGGGAAGCGGTGCTGACCTGGCGCGATAAACTCAAGGTAGCCAGCAAGCCATTAAACTACGAAGTTCGACTGACGATGTCCGATTATCAGGCGACTATTGACAAGTTCAACAATCCGAACCAGCGCCTGACAGATTATTACGCAGGTCAGAAAGTGGGCGAAATCTGGGGCTTTGAAACGGCGGGTTTCTTCACCTCAGCTGACGACATTGCCAAATCAGCGAAACAAACGTTATACAAAGCATCCAACACCGGCCAGTTGCTACCCGGCGATATCAAGTTCAGAGACCTCAACGGCGATGGCGTTATCAACAATGGCGACAATACGGTAGCCAACCCCGGCGACCGGCGAATTATTGGTAACTCCACTCCACGCTATACCTATGGTATTATGCTGGGTGCCGACTGGAACAACTTTTTCTTCTCGGCCTTTTTCCAGGGCGTTGGTAAGCAGGACTGGTGGCCGGGTTCAGAAGCGGGTATCTTCTGGGGGCAGTACAATCGGCCTTATAACAAGCTGCCGGAATGGCAACTGGGCAACATCTGGTCAGAAGATAACCCAAACGCCTACCTCCCCCGTTATCGTGGCTATGTGGCCCAAAATGGTTCCGGCGAACTGTATCAGGCACAAACAAAATACCTGCAAAGCATTGTTTATCTACGGATGAAAAACATCCAGATTGGTTACAACTTACTCCGACCGCTCATTCAGAAGGTAGGGATGAACAGCGCCCGGATTTTTGTATCGGGTGAGAATCTATTAACCTGGGCAGGCTTGTATAAAATCATTAAAGACCTCGATGTTGAAAATACCGGCGCATCTGACCGGGTATTAACAGACGGCAACAACGGAAATGGTAATAACTACCCGATACTGAAAAGTTTCACAATGGGATTATCCGCCACTTTCTAA
- a CDS encoding DNA alkylation repair protein: MESTFTDVKNAILALAQPERAALIARFFQTGPGQYGEGDQFVGLSMPKQRAIVRQYSNVSVREVEKLVSDPVHECRMVGLLIWVNQSQKSDLAQQTTIREHYLANRRYINNWDLVDVTCPHIVGKYVALSGDSSSLYELANEPNLWSQRIAIVSTMALIRLGQFSDTFAISEILLSHKHDLIHKAIGWMLREVGKRNTDALEEFLHDHTRKMPRTALRYAIERFEPARRRYYLDM; encoded by the coding sequence ATGGAATCAACTTTTACTGACGTAAAAAACGCTATTCTGGCATTGGCTCAACCTGAACGGGCCGCTTTAATTGCTCGTTTTTTTCAAACTGGTCCCGGTCAGTACGGCGAAGGAGACCAGTTTGTGGGACTTTCCATGCCGAAACAACGTGCCATTGTCAGGCAGTATTCAAATGTATCCGTGCGTGAGGTTGAGAAGCTGGTCAGCGATCCAGTCCATGAGTGTCGGATGGTAGGATTACTTATCTGGGTCAACCAATCCCAAAAGTCAGACTTAGCTCAGCAGACTACTATCAGGGAACATTATCTGGCAAACCGGAGGTATATTAATAACTGGGATTTAGTCGATGTTACCTGCCCTCATATTGTTGGCAAGTATGTTGCTCTAAGTGGCGACAGTTCGAGTCTCTATGAGTTGGCCAATGAGCCTAATTTATGGAGTCAGCGCATAGCCATTGTGTCAACAATGGCACTTATACGCCTGGGTCAGTTCAGCGATACGTTCGCTATTTCCGAAATACTGCTTTCGCATAAGCATGACCTTATTCACAAAGCTATTGGCTGGATGCTTAGAGAGGTAGGAAAACGCAATACAGACGCGCTGGAAGAATTTCTGCACGATCATACCAGGAAGATGCCCCGAACTGCGTTGCGGTACGCTATTGAACGGTTCGAGCCCGCTCGCCGTCGGTATTATCTGGATATGTAA
- the ftsA gene encoding cell division protein FtsA, translating to MTPTGMDEKIVVGLDIGSTKVCAVAGRLIRNNKEQETLEVLGVGETNLTDGVAKGSVVNVNNTVNAIKRAVADASNQSNLNIHLVNVSFSGSHVTSVKSSGSITRSSSGDEVQTEDIDHLLNDMYRTSIPADKEIIHVLPMDFVVDNETSVNQPVGRNGVKLGADFQLITAQANAARNIRKCILRNNLAQDTMMLSALASGLAVLTDEEKYAGVALVDIGGGTTEMAIYYRNVLRHVAVFPWAGNSLTSDIQAGCKILPNQAELLKKKFGSANPNEYNLNEVVAVPGLSNRKPKDVLLKNVAVIIEDRLREIAALVQAEIIRSGYDGKLLGGIVLTGGSALIPGVEHIFGRVTGVEEVRVGYPEHLEPNGRADLVGDPAYATAVGLVWAGYKTIDNRISFISDPNRAYKEDEQPIGPIRPPYTPAGTTAKQPTSVKVPEPEPKKSWFDKLKEALQPTRGNETDTY from the coding sequence ATGACACCAACGGGTATGGACGAGAAAATAGTGGTGGGTCTGGACATTGGCAGTACCAAAGTATGTGCGGTAGCCGGCCGACTGATTCGAAATAATAAGGAACAGGAAACACTCGAGGTATTGGGTGTGGGCGAAACAAATTTGACAGATGGTGTAGCCAAAGGCTCCGTTGTTAACGTCAATAATACGGTGAATGCCATCAAACGTGCAGTTGCTGACGCATCGAACCAGTCGAACTTAAACATTCATCTGGTCAATGTTAGTTTTAGCGGCTCCCACGTTACGTCGGTTAAATCAAGTGGAAGCATTACTCGTTCGTCATCAGGCGATGAGGTGCAAACAGAAGATATTGACCACCTGCTCAACGACATGTATCGTACCTCGATTCCGGCCGACAAGGAAATTATCCATGTGCTGCCAATGGATTTTGTGGTCGATAATGAAACCAGTGTCAATCAGCCGGTTGGTCGGAATGGCGTCAAACTAGGGGCCGATTTTCAACTTATTACGGCGCAGGCCAACGCAGCCCGCAACATTCGCAAATGCATTTTGCGCAACAATCTGGCGCAGGATACCATGATGCTTTCGGCACTGGCATCGGGCTTAGCTGTTTTAACCGACGAAGAGAAGTATGCTGGCGTTGCGCTGGTAGACATTGGGGGCGGCACAACAGAAATGGCTATTTATTACCGAAATGTGTTACGCCACGTAGCCGTATTCCCCTGGGCAGGAAACAGCCTAACATCTGATATTCAGGCAGGTTGTAAAATTCTTCCGAATCAGGCAGAACTCCTCAAGAAAAAATTTGGTAGTGCAAACCCAAACGAATACAACCTTAATGAGGTAGTAGCCGTACCGGGGCTAAGCAACCGGAAACCTAAAGATGTGCTGCTTAAAAACGTAGCCGTCATTATTGAAGACCGCTTACGTGAAATTGCCGCCTTGGTTCAGGCCGAAATTATTCGGTCAGGATATGATGGCAAATTACTGGGCGGCATCGTATTAACAGGTGGCTCAGCCCTAATTCCAGGCGTTGAACACATATTTGGGCGGGTAACGGGTGTAGAAGAGGTTCGCGTGGGTTACCCCGAACATCTTGAACCCAATGGCCGCGCCGACCTTGTGGGCGATCCGGCTTATGCTACGGCAGTTGGCTTAGTTTGGGCTGGTTACAAAACGATTGACAACCGAATTTCATTTATAAGTGATCCTAACCGGGCTTATAAAGAAGATGAACAACCCATAGGGCCAATTCGACCGCCTTACACCCCAGCAGGCACTACAGCTAAGCAGCCCACGAGTGTTAAGGTGCCAGAACCAGAGCCTAAAAAGAGTTGGTTTGATAAGCTTAAGGAAGCCCTTCAGCCAACGCGAGGGAATGAAACCGATACGTATTGA
- the ffh gene encoding signal recognition particle protein, with protein MFENLQDKLNKAIKTLKGQGRITEINVAATIKEVRRALTDADVNYKVAKDITDRIRDKALDRKVLISVEPGQLFVKIVQEELTELMGGEAQGINIKGDPAVMLIAGLQGSGKTTFSGKLAAYLKKQGRGVLLVAADIYRPAAIDQLKVLGEQVGVEVYAEPENKDAVAIALNGIEQARKTGKKIVIVDTAGRLAVDEAMMQEIEALKKAISPSETLFVVDSMTGQDAVNTAKIFNERLNFDGVVLTKLDGDARGGAALSIKTVVNKPIKFISTGEKMEALDVFYPDRMASRILGMGDVISLVERAQQAFDEDEAKRINAKMRKNQFDFDDFLSQLQQIKKMGNVKDLLGMIPGMGKMVKDLDIDNDSFKPIEAIISSMTPKERSRPDIIDGSRKKRIAAGSGTNITQVNNLLKQFDEMRKMMKKMNTMQASGKMNKMVR; from the coding sequence ATGTTTGAGAATCTTCAGGATAAGTTAAATAAGGCCATTAAAACCTTAAAGGGGCAAGGCCGTATTACCGAAATCAACGTTGCCGCGACGATTAAAGAAGTTCGTCGCGCGCTGACCGACGCCGACGTTAACTACAAAGTAGCGAAGGACATCACAGATCGTATCCGCGACAAAGCCCTCGATCGCAAGGTGCTTATTTCGGTAGAGCCCGGGCAACTGTTCGTTAAGATCGTTCAGGAAGAACTGACCGAACTGATGGGCGGTGAAGCGCAGGGCATTAACATCAAAGGCGACCCGGCCGTTATGCTGATTGCCGGTTTGCAGGGATCCGGTAAAACGACTTTCTCCGGTAAACTGGCTGCCTATCTGAAAAAACAGGGGCGTGGTGTGCTGCTGGTAGCCGCTGATATTTACCGCCCCGCAGCCATCGATCAGTTAAAGGTACTGGGGGAGCAGGTTGGCGTGGAAGTGTATGCCGAGCCAGAAAATAAAGATGCTGTTGCCATTGCACTGAACGGTATTGAGCAGGCCCGGAAGACTGGAAAGAAAATTGTCATTGTGGATACCGCCGGACGTTTGGCCGTTGATGAAGCGATGATGCAGGAAATCGAAGCGCTTAAAAAAGCCATCTCTCCGTCCGAAACCCTGTTTGTGGTCGATTCGATGACCGGGCAGGATGCGGTCAATACAGCCAAGATATTTAACGAGCGGCTTAATTTTGATGGGGTTGTATTAACCAAACTCGACGGCGACGCGCGGGGTGGTGCGGCTCTGTCTATCAAAACGGTTGTTAATAAACCCATCAAGTTCATCAGCACAGGTGAGAAGATGGAAGCCCTGGATGTATTCTACCCCGATCGGATGGCCAGCCGTATTTTGGGCATGGGCGACGTGATTTCGCTGGTAGAGCGGGCACAGCAGGCATTTGACGAAGACGAAGCCAAACGCATTAATGCAAAAATGCGTAAGAATCAGTTCGACTTCGACGATTTTCTGTCGCAGTTGCAGCAGATCAAAAAGATGGGTAATGTCAAAGACCTGCTTGGTATGATTCCGGGTATGGGCAAAATGGTTAAAGACCTGGATATTGATAACGATTCATTCAAGCCGATTGAAGCGATTATCAGCTCTATGACACCCAAAGAGCGTAGTCGCCCCGACATCATTGATGGAAGCCGCAAAAAACGCATAGCAGCCGGTAGCGGCACGAACATTACGCAGGTGAATAATCTGCTGAAGCAATTCGATGAGATGCGCAAGATGATGAAGAAAATGAACACTATGCAGGCATCGGGCAAGATGAACAAGATGGTGCGGTAG